In Clostridia bacterium, a single genomic region encodes these proteins:
- a CDS encoding sulfite exporter TauE/SafE family protein: MQKTLLIFIGLTSGLINGLLGIGGGTILIPAMVFLLKEEQHLAHGTSLSVILPTAVVSAFVYQTYQQIDWTLVIKITVSAMLGGYLGARLMQYIPGLYLRKIFAGFILIAGLKMLC; this comes from the coding sequence GTGCAAAAAACATTACTGATTTTTATCGGCCTAACTAGTGGTCTTATAAATGGACTTTTAGGTATAGGTGGAGGAACTATTTTAATTCCCGCTATGGTTTTTCTTTTAAAAGAAGAACAGCACTTAGCCCATGGTACCTCTTTATCTGTTATTCTTCCTACTGCTGTAGTGAGTGCTTTTGTTTACCAAACATATCAACAAATAGACTGGACTTTAGTAATTAAAATAACTGTAAGTGCCATGTTGGGCGGTTATCTGGGTGCACGTCTTATGCAATATATTCCCGGATTGTACTTACGTAAAATTTTTGCAGGTTTTATATTGATCGCCGGACTAAAAATGCTGTGTTAA
- a CDS encoding sulfite exporter TauE/SafE family protein translates to MLIYIIGIAMGILSGLALGGGTLLVPALVIFLKTPQHIAQGICLTVFIPTALIAVITHFKQGNVKLSLTLYLALGSLIGAFLGAILANQLPAPLLKKIFGSFLLLMGLYTFFSK, encoded by the coding sequence GTGTTAATTTATATCATTGGTATAGCCATGGGCATTTTAAGCGGACTAGCCCTAGGTGGAGGCACCCTTCTAGTACCTGCTTTAGTTATTTTTCTAAAAACCCCCCAACATATTGCCCAGGGTATTTGCCTAACCGTTTTTATCCCTACAGCTTTGATTGCCGTAATCACTCATTTTAAACAGGGAAACGTGAAACTAAGTCTTACCCTTTATTTAGCCTTGGGCTCACTCATCGGTGCTTTTCTAGGAGCCATTTTAGCCAATCAGCTTCCTGCTCCTTTACTAAAAAAAATCTTTGGCTCCTTTTTATTACTAATGGGGCTTTATACTTTTTTTTCTAAATGA
- a CDS encoding 2-isopropylmalate synthase: MQVEIMDTTLRDGEQTPGVSFTVDEKLSMAKMLLEEVKVDRVEVGSARVSQGEKEAVRKIVAWGKKKGYLRQIEVLGFVDGQRSVDWLLETGASVLNLLCKGSAHHVKNQLRKSCAQHLKDIDFVVDYALQNGLKVNFYLEDWSNGMSDSPKYVRELVQAFQDRAARFMLADTLGILNPTVAGKYFHEMLSCFPDVHFDFHGHNDYDLVMANVFTAVKSGLQGIHTTVNGLGERAGNAPFASVIGVLKDQIPGLALQVRENKLSKISRIVEAFSGIRVPANKPIVGEHVFTQTCGIHADGDSKGDLYQNALLPERFGRFRKYALGKTSGKASIIKNLAELGIELEDEAIEKVTAKVVELGDRKDNITTEDLPYIISDVLGSKLISENIKLKNFYVCYAKELSPVATLCLDVHGEIFEETATGAGQYDAFMKALQKIYRRLHKSLPALIDYVVTIPPGGDTSALVETVITWQGEKEFKTRGLDSDQTGAAIKATLKMLNLMDNIHLEKKV, encoded by the coding sequence ATGCAAGTAGAAATAATGGATACTACTTTGCGTGATGGGGAACAAACACCGGGTGTTTCTTTTACGGTAGATGAAAAATTATCAATGGCGAAAATGTTACTCGAAGAAGTGAAAGTAGATCGTGTGGAGGTAGGTTCTGCACGGGTTTCTCAAGGGGAAAAAGAAGCAGTAAGGAAGATTGTGGCCTGGGGTAAAAAGAAGGGTTATCTGCGGCAAATTGAAGTTTTAGGATTTGTAGATGGTCAGCGGTCAGTAGATTGGCTTTTGGAAACAGGGGCCTCTGTCTTAAACTTGTTGTGTAAAGGCTCGGCTCATCATGTGAAAAATCAATTGAGGAAAAGTTGTGCTCAGCATTTAAAAGATATTGATTTTGTGGTGGATTATGCTTTGCAAAATGGTTTAAAAGTAAATTTTTATCTAGAAGATTGGTCTAATGGTATGTCTGATTCACCTAAATATGTTCGGGAATTGGTGCAGGCTTTTCAAGATAGAGCAGCTAGATTTATGTTAGCTGATACTTTGGGTATTTTAAATCCCACTGTGGCGGGGAAATATTTTCATGAAATGCTTTCTTGTTTTCCAGATGTGCATTTTGACTTTCATGGTCATAATGACTATGATTTGGTGATGGCCAATGTATTTACAGCGGTGAAAAGTGGTCTTCAAGGTATTCATACTACAGTGAATGGTTTGGGGGAAAGGGCTGGTAATGCTCCTTTTGCTAGTGTTATCGGAGTTTTAAAAGATCAGATTCCCGGTTTGGCTCTTCAGGTGCGGGAAAATAAGCTGAGTAAAATCAGTCGTATTGTGGAGGCTTTTTCCGGAATTCGGGTGCCGGCCAATAAGCCAATCGTCGGTGAGCATGTTTTTACGCAAACCTGTGGGATTCACGCTGATGGTGATAGTAAGGGTGATTTATACCAAAATGCATTATTACCGGAACGGTTTGGTCGTTTCCGAAAATATGCTTTGGGTAAAACTTCGGGCAAGGCTAGTATTATTAAAAACCTTGCCGAATTGGGGATTGAACTTGAAGATGAAGCCATTGAAAAAGTAACGGCCAAGGTTGTAGAATTGGGAGACAGAAAAGATAATATTACTACTGAAGATCTTCCTTATATAATTTCCGATGTTTTAGGTAGTAAATTAATTAGTGAAAATATTAAGTTGAAAAATTTTTATGTTTGTTATGCTAAAGAATTAAGTCCAGTAGCTACTTTATGTTTAGATGTTCATGGTGAGATTTTTGAGGAAACGGCTACAGGAGCGGGGCAGTATGATGCTTTTATGAAGGCTCTGCAAAAAATTTACCGGCGTTTGCATAAATCTCTGCCGGCTTTGATTGATTATGTGGTTACTATTCCTCCTGGTGGTGATACTAGTGCTTTGGTGGAAACAGTAATTACTTGGCAAGGGGAAAAGGAGTTTAAGACTCGTGGTTTGGATTCTGATCAAACCGGAGCAGCCATTAAGGCCACTTTAAAAATGCTTAACCTCATGGATAACATTCATTTAGAAAAAAAAGTATAA
- a CDS encoding HD domain-containing protein — translation MLKKRLSEQLKFIIEIDKLKAVWRQSYLTDGSRKENSAEHSWHLALMVCVLQEYVPEEINLLHVLKMVLIHDLVEIDAGDTYCYDLAGRAQQAEKERKAAARIFNILPADQAQKLTALWLEFETGVTPEARYAAALDRLQPLLLNYASQGKSWQEHQIEKQQVLERNALIKDSSPVLWDYAWQLFQEAVEKGYLTE, via the coding sequence TTGCTGAAAAAAAGGTTAAGTGAACAATTAAAATTTATTATTGAAATTGATAAATTAAAAGCAGTTTGGCGGCAATCTTATTTAACTGATGGTTCTCGAAAGGAAAATAGTGCAGAGCATTCTTGGCATTTGGCTTTAATGGTTTGTGTTTTACAGGAATATGTTCCAGAAGAAATTAACTTACTGCATGTTTTAAAAATGGTTTTGATTCATGATTTGGTAGAAATTGACGCTGGTGATACCTATTGTTATGATTTAGCAGGACGAGCTCAGCAAGCAGAAAAAGAAAGAAAAGCCGCAGCTAGGATTTTTAATATTTTGCCTGCAGATCAGGCTCAAAAATTAACCGCACTTTGGTTAGAATTCGAAACAGGAGTTACGCCTGAGGCTCGTTATGCTGCGGCTTTGGATCGTTTGCAGCCTCTACTTTTAAATTATGCTTCACAAGGAAAATCGTGGCAAGAACATCAAATAGAAAAACAGCAGGTTTTAGAAAGAAATGCCCTGATTAAGGATAGTTCCCCTGTTTTGTGGGATTATGCTTGGCAGCTTTTTCAAGAAGCTGTGGAAAAAGGGTACTTGACAGAATAG